In the Pseudobacteriovorax antillogorgiicola genome, one interval contains:
- the tnpC gene encoding IS66 family transposase — SKRMTKSGLYKTSEKLEVIPKQYYIVRHKRVIYNCNSCHGSMYNAPMLPSIIPSSNYGDSVIIDIALSKYCDLIPIERYSSIAARSGIEGLPPNSLIGLTHSLAQFLQPVYEQIKEEVLSSELVMMDETPHKMLEGDITANWYLWGFATQTACVFEAHGTRSGDIPLSFLLESRTRYLLTDGYSGYKKAIGQLAKQDKEVEEIYCNAHAYRYFKDAAKTWEEETEVFRKLYGEIYELERNAETEEQKIDARSQMEPLFIDLKNRCELAKEATMPGSAHEKAVNYFLNHFDGLSKCVGNIKLPLDNNFSERLLRSPVIGRKTWYGTHSKRGARTSSVLFSIVESCKINSINPRNYFSWVVERSHKNQDLVTPFQYASLIDSG, encoded by the coding sequence GTAGTAAGCGAATGACTAAATCTGGACTTTATAAGACTTCCGAGAAGCTCGAGGTTATCCCTAAACAATACTACATTGTTCGTCATAAGAGGGTGATCTACAACTGTAACTCATGTCATGGAAGTATGTACAATGCTCCAATGCTGCCATCCATAATTCCTAGTTCGAACTATGGTGATAGTGTCATCATCGATATTGCCCTCTCTAAGTATTGTGATTTAATACCCATTGAAAGGTATAGTTCGATTGCTGCTCGAAGCGGTATCGAAGGCTTGCCACCCAATAGCTTGATTGGGCTAACTCATAGCCTAGCCCAATTTCTACAGCCAGTTTACGAACAGATCAAGGAAGAAGTTCTTTCGTCTGAGCTGGTCATGATGGACGAGACTCCTCACAAGATGCTTGAAGGTGATATTACAGCGAACTGGTATCTCTGGGGGTTTGCTACTCAGACTGCTTGTGTCTTTGAAGCTCACGGTACTAGGAGTGGAGATATCCCATTAAGCTTTCTCTTGGAATCTAGAACGCGCTATTTACTCACTGATGGCTATAGTGGCTACAAGAAAGCTATCGGCCAGTTGGCTAAGCAAGATAAAGAAGTAGAAGAAATCTACTGTAATGCTCATGCTTATCGCTACTTCAAAGACGCAGCGAAAACCTGGGAGGAAGAAACAGAAGTTTTTCGCAAGCTATACGGAGAAATCTACGAGCTAGAACGAAATGCTGAGACTGAAGAGCAGAAGATAGATGCTCGAAGTCAGATGGAACCTTTATTTATAGATCTTAAAAATCGGTGTGAGCTAGCAAAAGAAGCAACGATGCCTGGAAGCGCACATGAAAAAGCCGTCAACTACTTCTTAAATCATTTTGATGGCTTGAGTAAGTGTGTAGGAAATATAAAGCTCCCACTTGACAATAACTTTAGCGAACGACTGCTCCGTAGTCCGGTGATTGGGAGAAAAACTTGGTACGGAACCCACTCTAAGAGAGGGGCTCGTACCAGCTCTGTTCTATTCAGTATCGTAGAATCATGTAAGATAAACTCTATAAACCCAAGAAATTACTTCTCTTGGGTAGTGGAGCGAAGCCACAAAAACCAAGACCTCGTAACACCATTTCAATACGCATCCCTAATCGACTCAGGGTGA